The proteins below come from a single Caulobacter segnis ATCC 21756 genomic window:
- the fumC gene encoding class II fumarate hydratase, whose protein sequence is MTATRTETDTFGPIEVAADRYWGAQAQRSLGNFKIGWEKQPLPVVRALGIVKRAAAEANLALGKLDPKIAETIIAAANEVIDGKLNDHFPLVVWQTGSGTQSNMNANEVISNRAIEMLGGEMGSKKPVHPNDHVNMSQSSNDTFPTAMHIACAEQVVHDLIPALKHLHKALAAKAAEWKDIIKIGRTHTQDATPLTLGQEFGGYAQQIENGIARIEMTLPMLMQLAQGGTAVGTGLNAPIGFAEKVAEQIASITGLAFTTAPNKFEALAAHDAMVFTHGAINTVAASLFKIANDIRFLGSGPRAGLGELALPENEPGSSIMPGKVNPTQSEALTQVCAQVFGNHSTLTFAGSQGHFELNVFNPVMAYNFLQSVRLVADAAISFTDNCVVGIEPRVDNIKKGVENSLMLVTALNGRLGYDICAKIAKTAHKNGTTLREEAVGGGYLTNEEFDQYVRPEKMISPG, encoded by the coding sequence ATGACCGCCACGCGCACCGAGACCGACACCTTCGGCCCCATCGAAGTCGCCGCCGACCGCTACTGGGGGGCGCAAGCCCAACGCAGCCTGGGCAACTTCAAGATCGGCTGGGAGAAGCAGCCCCTGCCCGTCGTTCGAGCTCTGGGTATCGTCAAGCGCGCCGCCGCCGAGGCCAACCTGGCGCTGGGCAAGCTGGACCCGAAGATCGCCGAGACGATCATCGCCGCCGCCAACGAAGTCATCGACGGCAAGCTGAACGATCACTTCCCGCTGGTCGTCTGGCAGACGGGCTCGGGCACCCAGTCGAACATGAACGCCAACGAGGTCATCTCGAACCGCGCCATCGAGATGCTGGGCGGCGAGATGGGCAGCAAGAAGCCTGTCCACCCGAACGACCACGTCAACATGAGCCAGTCGTCGAATGACACCTTCCCGACGGCTATGCACATCGCCTGCGCCGAGCAGGTGGTCCACGACCTGATCCCGGCCCTCAAGCACCTCCACAAGGCCCTCGCCGCCAAGGCCGCCGAGTGGAAGGACATCATCAAGATCGGCCGCACCCATACCCAGGACGCCACCCCGCTGACGCTGGGCCAGGAGTTCGGCGGCTACGCCCAGCAGATCGAGAATGGCATCGCCCGCATCGAGATGACCCTGCCGATGCTGATGCAACTGGCCCAGGGCGGCACCGCCGTCGGCACCGGCCTGAACGCGCCGATCGGCTTCGCCGAGAAGGTCGCCGAGCAGATCGCCAGCATCACGGGCCTGGCCTTCACCACCGCGCCGAACAAGTTCGAGGCCCTGGCGGCCCATGACGCCATGGTCTTCACGCACGGCGCGATCAACACGGTCGCCGCCTCGCTGTTCAAGATCGCCAACGACATCCGCTTCCTGGGTTCTGGCCCGCGCGCCGGCCTCGGCGAACTGGCCCTGCCGGAGAACGAGCCGGGCTCGTCGATCATGCCGGGCAAAGTCAACCCGACCCAGTCGGAAGCCCTGACCCAGGTCTGCGCCCAGGTGTTCGGCAACCACTCGACCCTGACCTTCGCCGGCAGCCAGGGCCACTTCGAACTGAACGTCTTCAACCCGGTGATGGCCTATAACTTCCTGCAGTCGGTCCGACTGGTCGCCGACGCCGCGATCAGCTTCACCGACAACTGCGTGGTCGGCATCGAGCCGCGCGTCGACAACATCAAGAAGGGCGTCGAGAACTCGCTGATGCTGGTCACGGCCCTGAACGGCCGCCTGGGCTATGACATCTGCGCCAAGATCGCCAAGACCGCGCACAAGAACGGCACGACCCTGCGCGAGGAGGCCGTCGGCGGCGGCTATCTGACGAACGAGGAGTTCGACCAATACGTCCGCCCGGAAAAGATGATCTCGCCGGGCTGA
- a CDS encoding DUF1697 domain-containing protein gives MSPYLALPRSINTGKRKVLKEDLLGVAQDAGFKSAKTYLASGNLVLWGDHEGGAALERALEDALEARIGLRTDFMVRSPAQVRAIIDANPFKAEAVDHPSHVIVNFLKSPLPAEDEAILRAAITGPERFVVGACELYLDFPISMADSVLDRDWKKTKRSPVGTTRNWNTVMALAGMMDA, from the coding sequence ATGAGCCCTTATTTGGCGCTGCCCCGTTCGATCAACACCGGCAAGCGCAAGGTGCTCAAGGAGGACCTGCTCGGCGTCGCCCAGGACGCGGGCTTCAAGTCCGCCAAGACCTATCTGGCCAGCGGCAATCTGGTGCTCTGGGGCGATCACGAGGGCGGGGCGGCGCTGGAGCGGGCGCTTGAAGACGCCCTGGAGGCGCGGATCGGTCTGCGCACCGACTTCATGGTGCGGTCGCCCGCCCAGGTCCGGGCGATCATCGACGCCAATCCGTTCAAGGCCGAGGCGGTCGACCATCCCAGCCATGTGATCGTGAATTTCCTGAAGTCGCCGCTGCCGGCCGAGGACGAGGCCATCCTGCGCGCGGCGATCACGGGGCCGGAGCGCTTCGTGGTCGGCGCGTGCGAGCTCTATCTCGACTTCCCGATCAGCATGGCCGACTCGGTGCTGGATCGGGATTGGAAGAAGACCAAGCGCTCGCCGGTCGGAACGACGCGGAACTGGAATACGGTGATGGCTCTGGCCGGGATGATGGACGCGTGA
- a CDS encoding RusA family crossover junction endodeoxyribonuclease, with translation MEYGDGSGRDDGRVSQTFDGSDWTHHGKVRAREAAGELTLVVDGLTTQGKYYKPLIYEFFRKSWRGSRPAWGEFSVEIGMEYVGEPPWMDLDNLAKALLDAIKGYAFHDDAQVARLLVERRPGDRERIVIQVRKLSTNLMRRTLED, from the coding sequence CTGGAATACGGTGATGGCTCTGGCCGGGATGATGGACGCGTGAGCCAGACCTTCGACGGATCGGACTGGACTCATCACGGCAAGGTTCGTGCGCGGGAGGCGGCCGGAGAGCTGACGCTGGTCGTCGACGGCCTGACCACCCAAGGCAAGTACTACAAGCCGCTGATCTACGAGTTCTTCCGCAAGTCCTGGCGCGGCTCGCGGCCGGCCTGGGGCGAGTTCAGCGTCGAGATCGGCATGGAATATGTCGGCGAGCCGCCGTGGATGGACCTCGACAACCTGGCCAAGGCCTTGCTCGACGCGATCAAGGGCTACGCGTTCCACGACGACGCCCAGGTCGCCCGGCTGCTGGTCGAGCGACGGCCGGGCGATCGCGAGCGGATCGTCATCCAGGTGCGGAAGCTGAGCACCAACCTGATGCGGCGCACCCTGGAGGACTGA
- a CDS encoding serine hydrolase domain-containing protein, with protein MPAATTPQAPSLPAAPPVAVGVAPLPRPELEAFVDGVVQRSMARDHIAGVTISVVQNGQVVLKKGYGFANLGQRRAVDPDKTLFRIASISKTFTWIALMNEIESGHMRLDGPVNLYLPEPLQLKDQGKKTQVRLRDLMTHTAGFEDRAMGQLFERDPNRIRPLADYLRQERPRRVREPGLLPSYSNYGAALAGAAVANVTGKPFEQLVTEEIILPTGMRHTTFREARPWRDNLPAPMSEELAAELSDSFSWTPLGWKVQPREFIGQVAPAGSASSTAGDMARYMTLLLNGGAIDGKTVFSARTAQAFRTPMYRPAPEAAGWNAGFQDIPLPGGRRGFGHGGATLYFHSNMVIAPELGLGVFISVNTDSGANLPATLPATIIEHFYANPPAVPQASAISYEQAKLYEGDYLTTRRAYGGLEGFINRVIGRATVRATADGRLSISEGGSATLFNAAGRPGVFKAVDGPLVIVFDANGDRPSRFYAARGFATYERIGPMRSALLLIVTVGLAGLASVATVLGTIVRNRREARQTPVQARASQMQTAQAVLWLISAACMGVFAVRASDQTAAFFGWPSGWLLSGSACALVAALMAVVTLGALPMVWRGGRRVDSWTAGRKVAFTFTALLFVFLSVLLGLWGYLLPWS; from the coding sequence ATTCCCGCGGCCACGACGCCTCAGGCGCCGAGCCTTCCCGCCGCTCCGCCGGTGGCGGTCGGCGTCGCTCCGCTGCCCCGCCCAGAGCTCGAAGCGTTCGTCGACGGCGTGGTGCAACGCTCCATGGCCCGTGACCACATCGCGGGCGTGACCATTTCGGTGGTTCAGAACGGCCAGGTCGTCCTGAAGAAGGGCTACGGCTTCGCCAACCTCGGTCAGCGCCGAGCGGTGGACCCCGACAAGACCCTGTTCCGGATCGCCTCGATCTCGAAGACGTTCACCTGGATCGCCCTGATGAACGAGATCGAGTCGGGCCACATGCGCCTCGACGGGCCGGTGAACCTCTATCTGCCCGAGCCGCTTCAGCTGAAGGACCAGGGCAAGAAGACCCAGGTCCGCCTGCGCGATCTGATGACCCACACCGCGGGCTTCGAAGACCGGGCGATGGGCCAACTGTTCGAGCGCGATCCCAACCGCATCCGCCCGCTCGCGGACTATCTGCGTCAGGAGCGCCCGCGCCGGGTGCGCGAGCCCGGCCTGCTGCCCAGCTATTCGAACTACGGCGCCGCCCTGGCCGGCGCCGCCGTCGCCAACGTCACCGGCAAGCCCTTCGAGCAGCTGGTCACCGAAGAGATCATCCTGCCCACCGGCATGCGCCACACGACCTTCCGCGAGGCGCGCCCGTGGCGAGACAACCTGCCGGCGCCGATGTCGGAAGAGCTGGCCGCCGAGCTTTCGGACAGCTTCTCCTGGACGCCGCTCGGCTGGAAGGTCCAGCCGCGTGAGTTCATCGGCCAGGTCGCTCCGGCCGGCTCGGCTTCCAGCACGGCCGGCGACATGGCCAGGTACATGACCCTGCTGCTGAACGGCGGCGCCATCGACGGCAAGACGGTGTTCTCGGCCAGGACCGCTCAAGCCTTCCGCACGCCCATGTACCGTCCCGCGCCGGAAGCGGCCGGGTGGAACGCGGGCTTTCAGGACATTCCCCTGCCCGGCGGCCGCCGCGGTTTCGGCCATGGCGGCGCGACGCTCTACTTCCATTCGAACATGGTCATCGCGCCGGAGCTTGGCCTGGGCGTCTTCATTTCGGTCAACACCGACAGCGGGGCGAACCTGCCCGCCACCCTGCCCGCGACGATCATCGAGCACTTCTACGCCAACCCGCCCGCCGTCCCGCAGGCGAGCGCGATCAGCTACGAGCAGGCCAAGCTCTACGAGGGCGACTACCTGACCACCCGCCGCGCCTATGGCGGCCTGGAAGGCTTCATCAATCGCGTCATCGGCCGCGCCACGGTCCGGGCCACGGCGGACGGCCGCCTGTCCATCAGCGAAGGCGGGTCCGCCACGCTGTTCAACGCCGCTGGACGGCCTGGCGTGTTCAAAGCGGTGGACGGTCCTCTCGTGATTGTCTTCGACGCCAATGGCGATCGCCCGTCTCGCTTCTACGCCGCGCGGGGTTTCGCGACCTACGAGCGGATCGGGCCCATGCGATCCGCGCTTCTGTTGATCGTAACCGTCGGCCTGGCCGGCCTCGCCAGCGTGGCGACCGTACTCGGGACCATCGTGCGCAACCGCCGCGAAGCCCGCCAGACCCCTGTTCAGGCGCGCGCCAGCCAGATGCAGACCGCCCAGGCGGTGCTTTGGCTGATCTCGGCCGCTTGCATGGGCGTCTTCGCGGTTCGCGCCTCGGATCAGACGGCCGCCTTCTTCGGCTGGCCCAGCGGTTGGCTGCTCAGCGGCTCGGCCTGCGCCCTGGTCGCGGCCCTGATGGCTGTCGTCACGTTGGGCGCCCTTCCGATGGTGTGGCGAGGCGGTCGGCGGGTCGACAGCTGGACCGCCGGACGCAAGGTCGCCTTCACGTTCACGGCGCTGCTCTTCGTGTTCCTGAGCGTGCTGTTGGGCCTGTGGGGCTACCTGCTGCCCTGGAGCTGA
- a CDS encoding C13 family peptidase encodes MRAATAVIGLLILLFVPPSAACAGPFSNWTAVVVAGDYHAHSGGPTEAFDNARRDVAKALVELGFERDSVRQFSVRPGRYPADAPGQADTRTLHEALRAGTQSAKAGCLFYISSHGGPEGAILGKEMLRPHLLAAILDDACPNRPSVVVISACFSGVFIPPLQKSDRLILTAARADRASFGCGESDKYPYFDACFLASVPDAHDFAALGARVQTCVARKENETGAEPASEPQVWIGAALRPLLPLYAFDRSASRTP; translated from the coding sequence ATGCGAGCGGCGACAGCGGTCATCGGACTTCTGATCCTGCTTTTCGTCCCGCCCTCCGCAGCCTGCGCCGGACCGTTCTCGAACTGGACCGCCGTCGTGGTGGCTGGCGATTATCACGCCCATTCCGGCGGTCCGACCGAGGCTTTTGACAATGCCCGACGCGACGTCGCCAAGGCGCTGGTCGAGCTCGGCTTCGAGCGGGATTCGGTGCGGCAGTTTTCGGTGCGCCCTGGCCGCTATCCCGCCGACGCGCCCGGCCAAGCGGACACACGGACTCTCCATGAGGCCCTCCGCGCAGGGACACAAAGCGCCAAGGCCGGCTGCCTTTTCTACATCAGCTCGCATGGCGGTCCCGAAGGGGCGATTCTCGGTAAGGAGATGCTCCGTCCACATCTGCTCGCCGCCATTCTCGATGACGCCTGCCCCAATCGCCCCAGCGTGGTTGTGATCTCCGCCTGTTTTTCGGGCGTGTTCATCCCGCCGCTGCAGAAAAGCGACCGCTTGATCCTGACGGCGGCCCGCGCCGATCGCGCGTCCTTCGGATGTGGCGAGAGCGACAAGTACCCCTATTTCGACGCCTGTTTCCTGGCTTCGGTCCCCGACGCGCACGACTTCGCCGCCTTGGGCGCGCGGGTTCAGACCTGCGTGGCCCGAAAGGAAAACGAGACGGGCGCGGAACCAGCGTCGGAACCCCAGGTCTGGATCGGCGCGGCGCTGCGCCCCCTGCTGCCCCTTTATGCGTTCGACCGATCTGCGTCCCGAACGCCTTGA
- a CDS encoding PaaI family thioesterase, giving the protein MSDVASDAPQTLSDEAILARFRASKNPPSGSQTLGFELLAVRQADREIEVGFNARADLLCNPMGQIQGGYVCAMLDECMSVAGMITSGMTHVVPTLEMKTSFLRPTMPGALRGVGRVVKWGRTVCFMEGELYDPEGRLLATSTGTAIPTPFANFKKK; this is encoded by the coding sequence ATGAGCGACGTCGCCTCCGACGCTCCGCAAACCCTGAGCGACGAGGCGATCCTCGCGCGCTTCCGCGCCTCCAAGAACCCGCCCAGCGGATCCCAGACCCTGGGCTTCGAACTCCTGGCCGTGCGTCAGGCGGATCGCGAGATCGAGGTCGGCTTCAACGCCCGCGCTGACCTGCTCTGCAATCCGATGGGGCAGATCCAGGGCGGCTATGTCTGCGCCATGCTGGACGAGTGCATGTCGGTAGCCGGCATGATCACCTCGGGCATGACCCATGTCGTCCCGACCCTTGAGATGAAGACCAGCTTTCTGCGTCCGACCATGCCGGGCGCTCTGCGTGGCGTTGGCCGCGTGGTGAAATGGGGGCGGACCGTGTGCTTCATGGAAGGCGAACTCTACGACCCCGAAGGCCGTCTGCTGGCCACGTCGACCGGGACGGCGATCCCGACGCCCTTCGCCAATTTCAAGAAGAAATAG
- a CDS encoding SspB family protein — MSQTEQPEDLMQYEAMAQDALRGVVRAALKKAAEPGGLPEPHHLYITFKTKAVGVSGPQDLLGKYPDEMTIVLQHQYWDLAPGESSFSVTLKFGGQPKRLNVPYAAVTRFYDPSVQFALQFASPEIVEDDPEPEAEPEAKTPPPSGDEGPKIVSLDQFRKK; from the coding sequence ATGTCCCAGACCGAACAGCCCGAAGACCTCATGCAATACGAGGCCATGGCCCAGGACGCCCTGCGCGGCGTGGTCAGGGCGGCGTTGAAGAAGGCCGCGGAGCCGGGCGGCCTGCCTGAACCGCACCATCTCTACATCACCTTCAAGACCAAGGCCGTGGGCGTCTCGGGTCCGCAGGACTTGCTGGGCAAATATCCGGACGAGATGACGATCGTCCTGCAGCACCAGTATTGGGACCTGGCGCCAGGCGAGAGCTCGTTCTCGGTGACGCTGAAGTTCGGCGGCCAGCCCAAGCGTCTGAACGTGCCCTATGCGGCCGTCACGCGCTTCTACGATCCGTCCGTGCAGTTCGCCCTGCAATTCGCCTCGCCGGAGATCGTCGAGGATGATCCCGAGCCCGAGGCCGAACCGGAGGCCAAGACGCCGCCTCCGTCGGGCGACGAAGGCCCGAAGATCGTCTCCCTGGACCAGTTCCGCAAAAAATGA
- a CDS encoding Atu4866 domain-containing protein, producing MMMSAIVPHIPVAGVWTSPDGHISLELRADGRFIETRDDFADVFTGVYVLVGETLKLFEDRGAVVSGTLSNGRLSLGTVQRPAFHTGAEAPIL from the coding sequence ATGATGATGTCCGCCATCGTTCCCCACATCCCCGTCGCCGGCGTCTGGACCTCGCCCGACGGCCACATTTCGCTCGAACTGCGCGCCGATGGCCGCTTCATCGAGACCCGCGACGACTTCGCGGACGTGTTCACCGGCGTCTATGTCCTGGTCGGCGAAACGCTCAAGCTGTTCGAAGATCGCGGCGCGGTTGTCAGCGGCACATTGTCCAATGGTCGCCTTAGCCTGGGGACAGTCCAGCGCCCGGCCTTCCATACCGGAGCCGAAGCCCCTATATTGTGA